A stretch of DNA from Arthrobacter jiangjiafuii:
CTTCAGCATGTTCATGGTGGAAAAGACCGAGGGGTACAGCACCGGCCGCCAGCTGGACAAGATGGGCCTGAAGGCCTCGGATACCGCCGAGCTGTTCTTCGACAACGTGGCCGTCCCCGAGGGCAATCTCGTGGGAGAGGTTGGCCGCGGGCTCGAGTACGCCGCAGGCCAGCTCCCCCAGGGCCGGCTGGCAATCGCCGTCGCCTCCTCCGCCGTCGCCCGCCGGATCTACGAAGCCACCCTCGAGTACACCAAGAGCCGCAACGCCTTCGGCGAGCGGATCGCCGACTTCCAGAACAGCCGCTTTGTCCTGGCCGACATCCTCACCGAGGTGGAGGTCACCGAGGCGTACGTGGATTCCGCCATCGGAGCCTTCAACGAGGGCAAGCTGGACGCTGTCTCCGCCGCCAAGGCCAAGCTCTGGGCGAGCGAACGGGTCAAGTCCATCACCGACCGCTGCCTGCAGCTGCACGGCGGCTACGGCTACATCCTGGAGTACCCGGTGGCGCAGGCCTTCCTGGCCGCCAGGCTGCTGACGATCTTCGGCGGCACCTCCGAGATCATGCGCGAGGTCATCGGCCGGCAGATCACCGCCTAAACGTCCTGACACACCCCGCAGCACCAGCACTGCCCGCCCTAGAGAAAGACCAAGACCAGCCATGACCGTCCGTCCCATCGTTATCCACGGCGAACCCGTCCTGCACCGCCGCGCTGCGCCCGTCGAAAAGTTCGACGACGAGCTGCGCACCCTGGTGGCTGACATGTACGAAACCATGGATGTGGCCAACGGCGTCGGGCTGGCAGCCACGCAGGTGGGCGTGGGATTGCGGCTGTTCACCTTTGCCTTCGAGAACGACGACGACGCTCCGGACCGCGGCGTCGTCATCAATCCGGTGCTCATCACGTCCAAGGTCCCCGGCTCCGTGCCGGATCCGGACGAGGACTCCGAGGGCTGCCTGTCGGTTCCGGGCGAGAACTTTCCCGTGAACCGCGCCGACTGGGCGAAGATCAGCGGTTTTGATGAAAACGGGCAGCCGGTGGAATTCGAGGCCACCGGCTGGTTCGCCCGGGTGCTGCAGCACGAGTACGACCACCTCGACGGCAAGCTCTATGTGGACAAGCTCAACGACCGCTGGGCGCGCAAGGCCCGCAAGGCGATCAAGGCCAACGGCTGGAATGTGCCGGGACTGACCTGGATGCCCGGCGTCGACCCCGATCCGTTCGGCCACTAGCCTCCCAGTTCGGCCGCTCAACAGCAGAAGGTGCGCTTCCCCAACCGGGAAGCGCACCTTCTGCTGTTTATGACGCCTGGGCGAGCCTAGAGCGAGGCAGCCAGCTCCTGGATCCGTGGGAAGGCCGGCGGGTTCACGTGTGCCATTTCCTCGAGCACGCGGATGACCTGGCAGCTGTAGCCGAACTCGTTGTCATACCAGACATAGAGGATGGCGTTTTTGCCGTTGGAGATCGTGGCCAGTCCGTCGACGATCCCGGCACGCTTCGAGCCCACGAAGTCGGTGGAGACCACCTCGGGAGAGTCGATGTAGTCGATCTGCTTGTGCAGGTCCGAGTTCAGCGAGGTCTCGCGCAGGAAGGCGTTGATTTCCTCCTTGGTGGTGGCCGTCTCGAAGTTCAGGTTCAGGATGGCCATCGAGACGTCCGGGGTGGGGACGCGGATCGCGTTGCCGCTGAGCTTGCCCGCCAGTTCCGGCAGCGCCTTGGCAACGGCCTTGGCGGCACCGGTTTCGGTGATGACCATGTTCAAAGCAGCGGAACGGCCGCGGCGGTCGCCCTTGTGGAAGTTGTCGATCAGGTTCTGGTCGTTGGTGAACGAGTGCACCGTTTCGACGTGGCCGTGGATGATGCCGTACTTGTCGTTGAGCACCTTCAGCACCGGCGTGATGGCGTTGGTGGTGCAGGAGGCAGCGGTGACAATCCGGTCTTCGTCGCTGATCGTGCCGTGGTTGATCCCGTGCACGATGTTCTTCAGGTCGCCCTTGCCCGGCGCGGTCAGCAGGACCCGGGAGACGCCCTTGGCGGACAGGTGCTGGGACAGCCCTTCTTCGTCGCGCCAGCGCCCGGTGTTGTCCACAACCACAGCGTCGTGGATGCCGTAGGAGGTGTAGTCCACGGTGGACGGGTCGTTGGAGTAGATGACCTGGATCAGCGTGCCGTTGGCCAGGATCGTGTTGTTCTCCTCGTCGACGGTGATGGTGCCGTCGAAGGCTCCGTGTACGGAGTCCCGGCGCAGCAGCGATGCGCGCTTGACCAGGTCGTTGTCCGATCCCTTGCGCACCACGATCGCACGCAGGCGCAGGCCCTGGCCACCGCCGGCATGGTCGATCAGGATACGGGCCAGCAGCCGCCCGATCCGGCCAAAGCCGTAAAGCACGACGTCGGTGCTGGTGCGGTCGTCGGCGCCGTGGCGGCCGACGACGTCGGCCAGTTCGCTGCGCAGGAACTGGTCCAGGTCCATTCCCTGCCCCTCGGCCTTGTACTTCAGGCTCAGCCGGGCCAGGTCAATGGACGCCGCGCCGAGTTCAAGTTCGGCCAGCGCCTGCAGCAGCGGGAAGGTCTCGGAGACGGGCAGTTCGACTTCATCGATCTGGCGGGCAAAGCGGTGCGCCTTGAGGATGTCGATGACTGAACGGTTGACCAGCGACCGGCCGTAAACCGAGGTGACCACGCTGTTTTCCCGGTACAGCCGCCCGATCAGCGGAATCATTGCCTCGGCGAGGGCCTCACGGTCCATCCATGTATCCAGGCACGTATCGGATAGGTGGCTCAAGATCTTCACATCCTTTGATCAGCCGGCACTGCTTTGTGCCGGTTGGTTCTTTGTTCCACCAAGTGTATTAGGTCACAGCGGGCCCTCCCTGCCTTTCAGCGAGAGGTTCATCACATGCTGCGGGCCCTTGGTCCGGCCGGCGGGGGCACGTCCACCCGTTCCGGCTCCAGGTCTTCCAGCGCCCGGATCCCGCGGAGCGGGCCGAACGCGGCAACTGCCGGAGCCAGGAAGGCGACAGCCAATCCGGCAGCCATGGCACCGCGCACGCCCACTGCGTCCACCAGCAGCCCCGCGATAACGCCGGCAATGGCCAGCATCCCCCAGGTGACCATCCGGGACGCGGAGCCCAACCGGCCCAGCATGCCCGGCGGGCAGACGCGTTGGCGGAAACTGGTGGAGACCACCACATTCATGG
This window harbors:
- a CDS encoding peptide deformylase, with the translated sequence MTVRPIVIHGEPVLHRRAAPVEKFDDELRTLVADMYETMDVANGVGLAATQVGVGLRLFTFAFENDDDAPDRGVVINPVLITSKVPGSVPDPDEDSEGCLSVPGENFPVNRADWAKISGFDENGQPVEFEATGWFARVLQHEYDHLDGKLYVDKLNDRWARKARKAIKANGWNVPGLTWMPGVDPDPFGH
- a CDS encoding acyl-CoA dehydrogenase family protein, with product MERKLFEEDHELFRDLAREFNSREVAPGYAQWDAEHMMPRQLWKAAGEQGLLGLAVPEEFGGAGMPDYRYRAVLDEEFARANHLAVGLAFHLHDDMVLPHLLAYGSDELKERWLPEMVSGEKVTSVAWTEPGAGSDLRGIRTKAVRADDGGWRLSGQKTFIGNGISGDASLVLARTDGGTGRGGKDSFSMFMVEKTEGYSTGRQLDKMGLKASDTAELFFDNVAVPEGNLVGEVGRGLEYAAGQLPQGRLAIAVASSAVARRIYEATLEYTKSRNAFGERIADFQNSRFVLADILTEVEVTEAYVDSAIGAFNEGKLDAVSAAKAKLWASERVKSITDRCLQLHGGYGYILEYPVAQAFLAARLLTIFGGTSEIMREVIGRQITA
- a CDS encoding glyceraldehyde-3-phosphate dehydrogenase — its product is MSHLSDTCLDTWMDREALAEAMIPLIGRLYRENSVVTSVYGRSLVNRSVIDILKAHRFARQIDEVELPVSETFPLLQALAELELGAASIDLARLSLKYKAEGQGMDLDQFLRSELADVVGRHGADDRTSTDVVLYGFGRIGRLLARILIDHAGGGQGLRLRAIVVRKGSDNDLVKRASLLRRDSVHGAFDGTITVDEENNTILANGTLIQVIYSNDPSTVDYTSYGIHDAVVVDNTGRWRDEEGLSQHLSAKGVSRVLLTAPGKGDLKNIVHGINHGTISDEDRIVTAASCTTNAITPVLKVLNDKYGIIHGHVETVHSFTNDQNLIDNFHKGDRRGRSAALNMVITETGAAKAVAKALPELAGKLSGNAIRVPTPDVSMAILNLNFETATTKEEINAFLRETSLNSDLHKQIDYIDSPEVVSTDFVGSKRAGIVDGLATISNGKNAILYVWYDNEFGYSCQVIRVLEEMAHVNPPAFPRIQELAASL